The following proteins are encoded in a genomic region of Triticum dicoccoides isolate Atlit2015 ecotype Zavitan chromosome 1B, WEW_v2.0, whole genome shotgun sequence:
- the LOC119341256 gene encoding signal peptidase complex catalytic subunit SEC11A-like has translation MGFIGDQVESIRSMQVRQVVTQIISLGMIVTSALIIWKGLMVATGSESPVVVVLSGSMEPGFKRGDILFLHMSKEPIRTGEIVVFNIDGREIPIVHRVIKVHERQESGEVDILTKGDNNFGDDRLLYAQGQLWLQKHHIMGRAVGYLPYVGWVTIVMTEKPIIKYLLIGALGLLVITSKE, from the exons ATGGGGTTCATCGGCGACCAGGTGGAGTCGATCCGGTCGATGCAGGTCCGCCAGGTCGTCACGCAGATCATCAGCCTCG GTATGATTGTTACCTCAGCATTGATCATATGGAAGGGATTGATGGTCGCGACAGGGAGCGAATCACCAGTTGTGGTGGTTCTTTCTGGTAGCATGGAGCCTGGATTTAAAAGG GGTGATATTCTGTTTTTGCACATGAGCAAAGAACCTATCCGCACTGGAGAAATAGTTGTTTTTAATATTGAT GGCCGTGAAATTCCAATTGTTCACCGTGTGATCAAG GTTCATGAACGGCAAGAAAGTGGAGAAGTTGATATCCTCACAAAAG GCGATAATAATTTTGGGGATGACCGACTTCTGTATGCACAAGGGCAGCTTTGGCTTCAGAAGCATCACATTATGGGGCGGGCTGTAGG CTATCTACCATATGTTGGGTGGGTTACGATTGTGATGACTGAGAAGCCGATCATTAAG TACCTTCTGATTGGCGCGCTGGGCCTTCTTGTCATAACATCAAAAGAGTGA
- the LOC119341247 gene encoding acyl carrier protein 2, mitochondrial-like, whose product MAMAAARRALLNHLRVPVARPTAAAAGSVPVARLLSSTSEAEKGSFLDKGEVADRVVSVIKNFQKIEPSKVTPNAHFQKDLGLDSLDTVEIVMAFEEEFSFEIPDNEAEKIDSIKSAVDFIASHPQAK is encoded by the exons atggcgatggcggcggcgaggagagccCTCCTGAACCACCTCCGCGTGCCGGTGGCGCGCCCGACCGCGGCGGCAGCGGGGAGCGTCCCCGTCGCCAGGCTCCTGTCTTCCACCTCGGAGGCGGAGAAGGGGTCGTTCCTCGACAAGGGCGAGGTCGCCGACCGCGTCGTCTCCGTCATCAAGAACTTCCAGAAGATCGAGCCCTCCAAG GTGACGCCTAATGCGCATTTCCAGAAGGACCTCGGGCTGGACAGCCTGGACACCGTCGAGATCGTCATGGCCTTTGAGGAAGAATTTAGCTTTGAGATCCCCGACAATGAGGCAGAGAAGATCGATTCCATCAAGTCGGCAGTTGACTTCATCGCCTCGCATCCTCAAGCAAAGTAA